A genome region from Bacillota bacterium includes the following:
- a CDS encoding ABC transporter permease → MVRYVLSRLLQAIPTLLLISFLTFIMGYLAPGDPIRMILGERSDPQAVAQVRRELGLDQPWWMQYGRFVWNAVRGDFGISLYNRRPVGDIIRESFPATATLAVLAILLAITVGIPAGVVAAVWHNRLPDRLSMAGVVLGISVPNFVLATLLILLVSVRLGWLPVAGWGAPEYVVLPVLVLAARPSASIARFTRTSMLEVLQQDYIRTARAKGVPEPFVIFKHALPNALLPVVTVIGNAFGYLLTGSFIVETVFAVPGVGYKSIEAILRRDYPVIQATTLLFAFLFIAVNLLVDILYTRLDPRVRLRA, encoded by the coding sequence ATGGTACGGTACGTGTTATCGCGCCTGCTGCAGGCAATACCCACCCTGCTACTCATCTCTTTCCTCACCTTCATCATGGGCTACCTCGCACCAGGCGACCCTATCCGCATGATTCTGGGAGAGCGTTCCGACCCGCAGGCGGTGGCGCAGGTACGTCGTGAGCTGGGGCTGGACCAGCCGTGGTGGATGCAGTATGGACGGTTTGTCTGGAACGCGGTGCGTGGGGATTTCGGCATCTCGCTGTATAACCGGCGACCCGTCGGCGACATCATCCGCGAGTCGTTTCCTGCAACCGCCACTCTGGCAGTACTGGCAATCCTGCTGGCGATAACCGTTGGCATACCGGCGGGCGTCGTGGCGGCGGTCTGGCATAATCGTCTCCCCGACCGGCTCAGCATGGCAGGCGTGGTGCTGGGCATCTCCGTGCCCAATTTCGTGCTGGCGACGCTACTCATTTTGCTGGTGTCAGTGCGGCTGGGCTGGCTTCCCGTAGCGGGCTGGGGTGCGCCGGAGTATGTAGTGTTGCCGGTGCTGGTGCTGGCAGCGCGACCTTCGGCAAGCATCGCGCGCTTCACCCGCACATCCATGCTGGAAGTGCTGCAGCAGGACTACATCCGTACCGCCCGCGCCAAAGGCGTACCCGAACCCTTTGTCATCTTCAAACATGCCCTGCCCAACGCCCTGTTACCGGTGGTCACGGTCATCGGCAATGCCTTTGGCTATCTGTTAACGGGCTCGTTCATTGTGGAGACAGTGTTCGCCGTGCCTGGTGTGGGATACAAATCGATCGAAGCGATTCTGCGCCGTGACTATCCCGTCATTCAGGCAACAACGCTGTTGTTCGCGTTTCTGTTTATCGCGGTGAACCTGCTGGTAGACATTCTGTATACGCGGTTAGACCCGAGAGTACGACTCCGTGCGTAA
- a CDS encoding zinc-binding dehydrogenase has protein sequence MQVASITGKRQAQLVERETPHAWGDVVVVKIHKTPMCTEYKLYRDGHVTDVLGHEAAGEVVEVAQPGRVKVGDRVVVMPQYPCGTCRYCLAGDYVYCLNNLDILKLTGNSAGTATYAQYILKQDWLLIPIPDDMSTEHASMACCGLGPTFGAMQRLNINAYDTVLITGMGPVGLGGVVNAMYRGAKVIAVEPHPYRRNLALELGAAAAIDPNDPTAMQQILNLTDGKGVDKAVECAGTPEAQRFMINAVRRRAQVAFVAEAGEFTVHVSNDLLRKGLVVHGIWHWNLADTPRMMQTIRAMGHLLDKMITHRFPLSRVQDAWELQLAGDCGKVMLYPWGDPA, from the coding sequence ATGCAAGTAGCATCCATCACTGGCAAAAGGCAGGCACAGCTGGTGGAGCGCGAAACGCCCCACGCATGGGGCGACGTGGTGGTAGTCAAAATCCACAAGACCCCCATGTGCACCGAATACAAACTGTATCGCGATGGGCACGTCACCGACGTGCTTGGGCACGAAGCGGCAGGAGAGGTGGTAGAAGTCGCACAGCCGGGCAGAGTGAAGGTGGGCGACCGCGTGGTCGTGATGCCACAGTATCCATGCGGAACCTGCAGATACTGCCTCGCGGGCGACTACGTGTACTGTCTGAACAATCTGGACATCCTGAAACTCACCGGCAACAGCGCAGGCACCGCAACTTATGCGCAGTATATCCTCAAGCAAGACTGGCTGCTCATCCCTATACCTGATGACATGTCCACTGAACATGCAAGCATGGCATGTTGCGGACTGGGACCCACGTTCGGCGCGATGCAACGCCTGAACATTAACGCCTATGACACTGTGTTAATCACCGGTATGGGACCGGTAGGATTGGGGGGCGTAGTCAACGCCATGTACAGGGGCGCGAAGGTCATTGCGGTAGAACCGCATCCCTATCGCCGGAATCTCGCGCTGGAGCTCGGAGCTGCTGCGGCAATAGACCCCAACGACCCCACTGCGATGCAGCAGATTCTGAACCTGACAGACGGTAAAGGTGTGGACAAGGCGGTGGAATGCGCCGGAACGCCGGAGGCGCAACGTTTCATGATAAACGCCGTACGCCGGCGCGCACAGGTAGCTTTCGTCGCAGAGGCAGGCGAGTTCACCGTACACGTGAGCAACGACCTGCTGCGCAAGGGGCTGGTGGTACATGGCATCTGGCACTGGAATCTTGCCGATACTCCACGTATGATGCAGACCATCCGCGCGATGGGACACCTGCTGGACAAGATGATCACGCACCGCTTTCCACTAAGCCGTGTACAGGACGCCTGGGAATTGCAGCTGGCGGGCGACTGTGGAAAGGTAATGCTCTATCCGTGGGGTGATCCCGCCTGA
- a CDS encoding ABC transporter permease — translation MWREWKRHPLALASLAYLCFVAAIALFAPIIAPYRYDAQDASAVLQPPSDVHLLGTDELGRDVFSRLVYGARVSLTVVLQVELLEVLIGVTLGLLAGYFRGRWDTVIMRFTDMMFAFPDILLAILIVAILGPGLHNVFIALALTGWPSMARVVRSQTLALREREFVEAARAIGLSHFRILWRHILPNLLPTIVVAVTVDSAGVVLAESALSFLGLGAQPPTPSWGRMIDDARQLMRSHPMLLVYPAVMLSLTVMALNFLGDGLRDIWDPRRQRH, via the coding sequence ATGTGGCGTGAGTGGAAGCGACATCCGCTGGCGCTGGCGTCGCTGGCGTACTTGTGTTTCGTGGCGGCAATTGCCCTGTTCGCACCCATTATCGCGCCCTATCGCTACGACGCGCAGGACGCTTCGGCGGTACTGCAGCCGCCGTCCGATGTACACCTTCTGGGCACCGACGAGCTGGGACGTGACGTGTTCAGCCGTCTGGTGTACGGGGCGCGAGTGTCGCTCACGGTGGTGCTACAGGTCGAACTGCTGGAGGTGCTTATCGGCGTGACGCTGGGCTTACTGGCAGGATACTTTCGCGGCAGGTGGGATACCGTCATCATGCGCTTCACCGATATGATGTTCGCCTTCCCCGACATCCTGCTGGCGATACTGATAGTGGCGATACTGGGACCGGGCTTGCATAACGTGTTCATCGCTCTTGCACTCACGGGCTGGCCCAGCATGGCGCGGGTGGTACGTTCGCAAACGCTCGCCCTGCGGGAACGCGAATTTGTGGAAGCCGCCCGCGCCATCGGGCTGAGTCATTTCCGAATCCTGTGGCGACACATCCTGCCCAACCTGTTACCGACGATCGTGGTGGCGGTGACGGTGGACTCGGCGGGCGTCGTACTGGCGGAGAGCGCGCTCAGCTTCTTGGGATTAGGGGCGCAACCGCCGACACCTTCGTGGGGGCGGATGATTGATGACGCTCGTCAGCTCATGCGCAGCCACCCGATGTTGCTGGTCTACCCGGCGGTCATGCTGTCGCTCACAGTGATGGCATTGAACTTTCTCGGCGACGGCTTACGCGATATCTGGGACCCCCGGAGACAAAGACACTGA
- a CDS encoding MBL fold metallo-hydrolase → MSTTLTAISQHLFIHRGAVNVGVIHRGEEALLIDVGDGSVMDTLEGCGIRWVDGVLFTHHHRDQAYGAPRVLAGGGWTGAPEAERALFEEVDAYWSDPKNRWHVYHFHPQNVLTEPVPIHRTFVDSDTLKWMPARITALHTPGHTDGSVTYLLDVDGQRIAFCGDLIFDEGQIVDLYSLQKGFGGLSDYHGFMSAWREMIASLRRIESAGATVLVPSHGNIIRDPRSAIDLLEARLHALYENYLSTSALWYYFPDLLREQSSTAKPVAVAPSLPTPPFLHHVGTSWMVRSDSGHLLVMDCGCEEVIQQVENWLSLGEVKSLDALWITHYHDDHVDCIPQFRQHFGCPVIAEESVAQVVAQPDAWRLPCLSPFAISVDRVVKHGDSWRWQEFTLTAYHFPGQSLYHSGLLVEGHGLRLFFCGDSLTPTGLDDYCAFNRNLLGEGVGYDFCLQLLENIHPDMLFNCHVDTPFAPSPAHLKRWRETLRERVSLLKDLLPYDDPNEGVDPFRASDRWAS, encoded by the coding sequence ATGTCTACCACATTAACCGCTATCAGCCAGCACCTGTTTATCCATCGCGGTGCGGTGAACGTTGGCGTCATCCATCGTGGTGAAGAGGCGTTGCTTATCGACGTTGGAGATGGCTCCGTGATGGACACACTCGAAGGGTGTGGCATCCGCTGGGTGGACGGCGTGCTGTTCACCCATCACCACCGCGACCAGGCGTACGGTGCGCCTCGTGTGCTGGCTGGAGGTGGCTGGACAGGTGCCCCGGAGGCAGAACGTGCGCTGTTTGAGGAGGTAGATGCCTACTGGAGCGACCCCAAAAACCGCTGGCATGTATACCACTTCCATCCCCAGAACGTGCTTACCGAACCTGTGCCGATACATCGCACCTTCGTCGATAGCGATACGCTGAAATGGATGCCTGCCCGCATCACCGCCCTGCATACCCCGGGTCATACCGACGGTAGCGTGACCTACCTGCTGGATGTGGATGGACAGCGCATCGCTTTCTGCGGCGACCTGATATTCGATGAGGGACAGATAGTGGATTTATACAGCCTGCAAAAGGGGTTCGGTGGGTTGAGCGACTACCACGGTTTTATGAGCGCATGGCGCGAGATGATTGCCAGCCTGCGCCGCATCGAATCGGCAGGCGCGACGGTGCTCGTCCCCTCACATGGTAACATCATCCGCGACCCCAGAAGCGCGATAGACCTGCTGGAAGCCCGTCTGCACGCTCTCTACGAGAACTACCTCTCCACATCCGCGCTGTGGTACTACTTCCCCGACCTGCTGCGTGAGCAGTCTTCCACCGCAAAGCCTGTTGCCGTCGCTCCTTCCCTGCCCACTCCGCCCTTCTTGCACCACGTGGGAACCAGCTGGATGGTACGAAGCGACAGCGGTCACCTGCTGGTGATGGACTGTGGCTGTGAGGAGGTCATCCAGCAGGTGGAGAACTGGCTGTCTTTGGGTGAGGTGAAATCGTTAGATGCGCTCTGGATAACCCATTACCACGATGACCACGTGGACTGCATTCCCCAATTTCGGCAGCATTTCGGTTGCCCCGTCATCGCTGAAGAATCGGTAGCGCAGGTGGTGGCTCAACCCGATGCATGGCGACTGCCGTGTCTTTCCCCGTTTGCCATATCGGTAGACCGTGTGGTGAAGCACGGTGACTCGTGGCGATGGCAGGAGTTTACCCTGACCGCTTACCACTTCCCGGGGCAGAGCCTGTACCACAGCGGACTGCTGGTGGAAGGTCATGGTCTGCGCCTCTTCTTTTGCGGCGACTCGCTGACACCGACCGGACTGGATGATTACTGCGCCTTCAACCGCAACCTGCTGGGCGAAGGTGTGGGCTACGATTTCTGCCTGCAGCTGCTGGAAAATATACATCCTGATATGCTTTTCAACTGTCATGTGGACACGCCTTTCGCTCCGTCGCCTGCCCACCTGAAGAGGTGGCGTGAGACCTTGAGGGAGCGGGTATCTTTGCTGAAAGACCTTCTTCCCTACGATGACCCGAACGAGGGCGTGGACCCCTTCAGAGCCAGTGACAGGTGGGCATCTTGA
- a CDS encoding GNAT family N-acetyltransferase yields MSNGQIIPFHGDLLDDVVLLLQQTLHADPISRSLFVRKVLIDPNFEPEGAPIALAGGQVVGFGLSIARRLPLEDAPSDFDRGYITLLGVHPRFQRQGIGTQLLQRMEEYLRLRQRRLVLVSPYSPNYFTPGVDVNAYAGGLQFFLKNGYQEVYRPIAMDCNLLNLRVPEWVQQREGALLQEGLVVEHYRPQLIPALFRFLKAEFPGDWQRFARDAIARIEQGDTPTRLWIAHEKGEAVGYSHFEGERFGPIGVSQSQRGRGIGQVLMYKTLQSMRLLGLHTAFFMWSDDRTAERLYHAAGFVETRRFALLRKELSNG; encoded by the coding sequence ATGAGCAACGGTCAAATTATTCCGTTTCACGGCGACCTGCTGGATGACGTGGTGCTGTTGCTCCAGCAAACCCTGCACGCCGACCCCATCTCGCGCAGCCTGTTCGTGCGCAAGGTGCTGATAGACCCCAATTTCGAGCCGGAAGGTGCGCCGATTGCCCTGGCGGGCGGACAGGTAGTCGGTTTCGGGTTGAGCATCGCCCGTCGCCTGCCTCTGGAAGATGCCCCTTCGGACTTTGATAGAGGCTACATCACCCTCCTGGGCGTACATCCCCGCTTCCAGCGGCAGGGTATCGGTACGCAGCTGTTGCAGAGGATGGAGGAGTATCTGCGTTTGCGGCAGCGGCGACTGGTTCTTGTTTCACCCTATTCGCCCAACTACTTTACCCCCGGCGTGGACGTGAATGCCTACGCGGGCGGGCTGCAGTTCTTCCTCAAAAACGGCTATCAGGAGGTTTACCGTCCCATTGCGATGGACTGCAACCTGCTGAACCTGCGCGTGCCGGAGTGGGTTCAGCAACGTGAAGGGGCTCTGTTGCAAGAGGGACTGGTGGTGGAACACTATCGCCCACAGTTAATACCTGCGCTTTTCCGCTTCCTGAAAGCCGAGTTCCCCGGCGACTGGCAACGCTTTGCCCGTGATGCTATCGCCCGTATCGAACAGGGCGATACTCCCACACGATTGTGGATTGCGCATGAGAAGGGGGAAGCGGTGGGATACAGCCACTTTGAGGGCGAGCGTTTCGGACCGATTGGAGTGTCGCAGTCGCAGCGCGGAAGGGGTATTGGGCAGGTGCTGATGTACAAAACCCTGCAATCCATGCGCCTGTTGGGGCTGCACACTGCCTTCTTCATGTGGTCGGATGACCGTACAGCCGAAAGGCTGTACCATGCGGCAGGCTTTGTGGAAACCCGACGGTTCGCACTTTTACGGAAGGAGTTGTCCAATGGCTGA
- a CDS encoding PIG-L family deacetylase → MAESVDILAIGAHIGDVEIACGMALAAHVRQGKKVAILHLTPGEKGHPALSPEEYAMQKIAEAREAAAVYGAQVYFLDYRDGELPVNDEVQFQICDVIRACRPHAILTHWQGSIHKDHTACALNIPNAIFYAAIKGFVRKYPPHWVPRLYFAENWEDREGFEPEIFLEVVEEDIALWQTAAEKLELFRGGVSRFPYVDYYKALARVRGAEIGCQYAVAFAVPPSAHRRRVSSLLG, encoded by the coding sequence ATGGCTGAGAGTGTGGACATTTTAGCGATTGGGGCGCACATCGGTGACGTGGAAATCGCCTGCGGGATGGCCTTAGCGGCGCATGTGCGACAGGGCAAAAAGGTGGCGATACTGCACCTGACCCCTGGTGAGAAGGGACACCCTGCCCTCTCGCCCGAGGAGTACGCGATGCAGAAAATCGCAGAAGCGCGCGAGGCGGCAGCGGTATACGGAGCGCAGGTGTACTTTCTGGATTACCGCGACGGCGAGCTGCCCGTGAATGACGAGGTGCAGTTCCAGATTTGCGACGTGATTCGCGCCTGTCGTCCGCACGCCATCCTGACTCACTGGCAGGGTAGTATCCACAAAGACCATACCGCCTGCGCCCTGAATATCCCAAACGCCATCTTCTACGCTGCCATCAAGGGCTTTGTGCGTAAGTACCCACCCCACTGGGTTCCCCGTCTGTACTTCGCGGAGAACTGGGAAGACCGCGAGGGGTTCGAGCCTGAAATCTTTCTGGAGGTTGTCGAAGAAGACATCGCTTTATGGCAAACAGCGGCGGAGAAACTGGAACTGTTCCGGGGCGGGGTATCGCGCTTCCCCTATGTGGATTACTATAAGGCGCTGGCGCGAGTACGGGGAGCGGAGATAGGCTGCCAGTATGCGGTGGCGTTCGCCGTGCCACCCAGCGCGCACCGCAGGCGCGTGAGTAGTCTGCTGGGGTAG
- a CDS encoding Uma2 family endonuclease → MTTATLELERAEEQISLLLCKEPMTFEQYLQTFGEDDDYELIDGVPVERMSAQLDHERLYVWLLTLIHGIVEARQLGIVLGSRSAVRISNFRARLPDLLYVRAERMDIVRQLAIYGAPDLIMEIVSPHDRRSDVLQREADYRTLGVEEIWMIDRRRKVVRLLQRAGEDYTVQEVSGGTVESRVIPHLRLQVEWLFSHERPAVREVLRDLGL, encoded by the coding sequence GTGACAACGGCAACTTTGGAATTGGAACGGGCAGAGGAACAAATTAGCCTGCTGCTATGCAAGGAGCCGATGACCTTTGAGCAATACTTGCAGACCTTCGGAGAGGACGATGACTATGAACTTATCGACGGGGTGCCGGTAGAGAGAATGTCTGCACAACTAGACCACGAGCGCCTGTATGTATGGCTGCTGACCCTGATACACGGTATAGTGGAGGCACGCCAGCTGGGTATCGTGCTGGGTTCCCGTTCCGCGGTGCGCATCAGCAACTTCCGCGCGAGGCTGCCCGACCTGCTGTACGTTCGTGCAGAACGGATGGACATCGTGCGGCAGCTGGCGATTTACGGCGCGCCCGACCTGATTATGGAGATTGTATCGCCGCACGACCGCCGCTCCGATGTGCTGCAGCGCGAGGCAGACTATCGCACACTGGGCGTCGAAGAGATTTGGATGATTGACCGCCGCCGAAAGGTGGTGCGGTTACTCCAACGCGCGGGGGAAGACTACACGGTGCAGGAGGTGTCAGGTGGCACGGTCGAGAGCCGTGTCATCCCCCACCTGCGGTTGCAGGTAGAGTGGTTGTTCAGCCACGAGCGACCAGCGGTTCGGGAAGTGCTGAGGGATTTGGGTCTATGA
- a CDS encoding ABC transporter substrate-binding protein has protein sequence MSQPCTIHLAHSPDADDAFMFYALAKELIDTEGLRFEHVLRDIQTLNEWAREGRMEVTAISVHAYAYVRDKYAILTSGASMGDGYGPLIVSAEPMSADDLINITIAVPGLLTSAYLALKLYLPQARTIVMNFDEILPAVQQKRVLAGLLIHEGQLTHREAGVHSVVDLGAWWKKQTGLPLPLGVNAVLRDLSPELQGRVARILKRSIEYSLQHRQEALQYALDFGRGIGQETADRFVGMYVNKWTVNMGEAGKEAIRLFLSRGAEAGIIPPVGEVEFIG, from the coding sequence ATGAGTCAACCTTGCACCATCCATCTCGCCCATAGTCCCGACGCCGACGATGCCTTCATGTTCTATGCGCTTGCCAAAGAGCTCATCGATACCGAGGGGCTTCGTTTTGAACACGTCCTGCGCGACATCCAGACACTGAACGAATGGGCGCGCGAAGGCAGGATGGAAGTCACAGCCATCTCGGTTCATGCCTACGCCTACGTGCGCGACAAGTACGCGATTCTCACCTCGGGGGCAAGTATGGGCGACGGCTATGGGCCGCTGATTGTGAGCGCGGAGCCGATGTCTGCTGACGACCTGATAAACATCACCATCGCCGTTCCGGGATTGCTCACCAGCGCGTATCTCGCGCTCAAGCTCTATCTTCCGCAGGCGCGCACGATTGTAATGAACTTCGATGAAATCCTGCCTGCGGTGCAACAAAAGCGGGTGCTGGCGGGTCTACTGATTCATGAAGGGCAGCTCACACACCGCGAAGCAGGAGTACACAGTGTGGTGGACCTCGGTGCATGGTGGAAAAAACAGACGGGATTACCGCTGCCGCTGGGCGTGAACGCGGTGCTGCGCGACCTGTCCCCGGAGCTGCAGGGGCGGGTTGCTCGTATCTTGAAGCGCAGCATAGAGTACTCGTTGCAACACCGGCAGGAAGCATTGCAGTACGCTCTGGATTTCGGGCGCGGCATCGGACAGGAGACCGCTGACCGGTTCGTGGGCATGTATGTGAACAAGTGGACAGTGAACATGGGCGAAGCAGGCAAAGAGGCGATACGGCTTTTCCTCTCAAGGGGTGCAGAGGCTGGGATAATCCCTCCCGTGGGGGAGGTTGAGTTCATAGGATAA
- a CDS encoding DUF1559 domain-containing protein, translating to MRNQSNQKAFTLIELLVAIAIIAILAAILFPVFTQAREKARQTACLSNVKQMALATAMYTQDYEAFPLYSKAEGGVEYRWFDQIMPYIRNQQLHSCPTVPHLKFGRNPAYGYNYQYLGNSRSNCSNVPVSEAEILVPANTILVGDSRGSGTRICDNDEPSDPDYRNLECLGNHGYTIDPPVLPPCRRGNSPNRYGTGGTPGVRTPLHPRHNGGTNIAFVDGHAKWMRTEEVDLDNRWWNGRYPDPTP from the coding sequence ATGCGCAACCAAAGCAACCAAAAGGCGTTCACGTTGATAGAGCTGCTGGTGGCTATCGCGATTATCGCGATACTGGCAGCGATCCTGTTCCCTGTCTTTACTCAGGCACGCGAGAAAGCGCGTCAAACCGCTTGCCTGAGCAACGTGAAGCAGATGGCGCTGGCAACTGCGATGTACACACAGGATTACGAGGCGTTTCCCCTTTATTCCAAAGCAGAGGGCGGAGTGGAGTACCGCTGGTTTGACCAGATTATGCCGTACATTCGCAACCAGCAACTGCATTCCTGTCCCACGGTGCCACACCTCAAATTCGGGCGAAACCCAGCCTACGGATACAATTATCAGTACCTTGGGAACTCACGCAGTAACTGCTCCAACGTGCCGGTCAGTGAAGCGGAGATACTTGTTCCCGCCAACACCATCCTGGTCGGCGACAGCCGAGGGTCTGGCACGCGTATCTGCGACAACGACGAGCCGAGTGACCCTGACTACCGCAATCTAGAGTGTTTGGGCAACCACGGCTATACTATTGACCCTCCTGTGTTGCCGCCGTGTCGTCGGGGGAACAGTCCTAACCGTTACGGCACAGGGGGTACGCCGGGAGTACGCACTCCGCTTCACCCTCGCCATAACGGTGGCACTAACATTGCCTTCGTAGACGGGCACGCCAAATGGATGCGGACGGAGGAGGTGGATCTGGACAACCGGTGGTGGAACGGACGCTACCCGGACCCCACGCCGTAA
- a CDS encoding beta-galactosidase: MPVNGTEAPARKKRTSTRRRAKSAAASTEEAQAGVPTPVVEQTPVEAAPAAEETPSLSVEHVVEEAPAEEPPVLESPREAGEPSLEAIAPAEEVAEPETPTEATPPPARRRRRTRRTARAETEEIPPAEAAAERKEPEPRRRKREGVRLGIRQGHPEIIIDGEPVVPLFFFGNIDSAASERRVCEQIRQAASAGVHLHALLLELPVSVPMVSYSVNEALRLLHLVHQHDPQGYVMFRVVFTPPPDWQKLYPEAMTTYADGSTGEPSFASDRYWQEAEAALTLLVRQLEVTEESRYILGYHLDCREWFYEYQRGYDYSPAAQEAFRQWLRARYKNDIVRLRAAWHDGSVTFTSASIPTYRSDAVPATVLYESRKGQRYGDYLCFASETIARRIVNLSRTVKKNCDDRRLVAVSYGYVLDFPVPHSGHLALSEVLSTQSIDLICAPVSYRDRCSTQPGSIPVPVASVRLHDKLFILEDDTKPHTAQGNTPDDYNPRCSDAESTRQVRLRNATTALVHHAGVSWMDLWGEGWLNDSEVWQQAGKLSTLYLAHIRQRLPETPEVAVIVDERSLTRIQSPQALLEPLIIGQQEVLARAGIHYGIYLQSDLVRKAFPDAKMYLFLDPIEIDSEVREAIRERLQRDGKTLVWLYAVALFDENGYTPDGPRDVAGIAIKAQPWNSETGSIISNDRHPISERLRNKQIGIRERVNPSFYVLDEKAVVLGEYIQTGLPSIAVKDMGSWRSVFIGERQLSVDLLRGLCRFAGVHVWSQSSDVVRVAPPFLAVHSVGDGVVYLQLPHKQVVYDLTEDCLLAEDAVNLRLNMRTGQTGLYVVGGYEHLQALGISIPERSEEIGAEPPVSTGKKRRRRGGRKHRKKRD; this comes from the coding sequence GTGCCCGTGAACGGGACCGAAGCACCTGCCCGCAAAAAGCGCACATCCACACGCAGGCGAGCGAAATCCGCCGCGGCGAGCACCGAAGAGGCACAGGCGGGAGTACCCACGCCAGTGGTTGAGCAAACGCCGGTAGAAGCAGCACCGGCTGCGGAAGAAACGCCATCGCTGAGTGTGGAACACGTGGTGGAAGAAGCACCTGCCGAAGAACCGCCTGTGCTGGAATCGCCCCGTGAGGCGGGTGAACCCTCTCTGGAAGCCATTGCGCCAGCCGAAGAGGTTGCCGAGCCGGAAACGCCGACGGAGGCGACGCCGCCTCCCGCCCGACGCCGAAGGCGAACGCGACGCACTGCCAGAGCAGAGACGGAGGAGATTCCTCCGGCGGAGGCTGCCGCTGAGCGGAAGGAGCCGGAACCGCGCAGACGTAAGCGTGAGGGCGTGCGCCTCGGTATCCGTCAGGGGCACCCGGAGATTATTATCGACGGCGAGCCTGTGGTGCCCCTCTTCTTTTTCGGCAATATCGACTCGGCAGCGTCGGAACGCAGGGTGTGTGAGCAGATTCGGCAGGCAGCCTCCGCAGGGGTGCATCTACATGCCCTTTTGCTCGAACTGCCTGTATCGGTGCCGATGGTCTCCTACAGCGTGAACGAGGCACTGCGACTGCTGCATCTGGTGCATCAACATGACCCGCAAGGGTATGTGATGTTTCGGGTGGTGTTCACTCCGCCTCCAGACTGGCAAAAGCTCTATCCCGAAGCCATGACCACTTACGCCGACGGTTCTACCGGCGAGCCTTCGTTCGCCTCCGACCGATACTGGCAGGAGGCGGAAGCGGCTCTAACCTTGCTGGTGCGTCAGCTGGAAGTGACCGAAGAGTCGCGTTACATTCTGGGCTACCATCTGGACTGCAGGGAGTGGTTCTACGAGTACCAGCGTGGCTACGATTACAGCCCTGCCGCCCAGGAGGCTTTTCGGCAATGGCTGCGCGCCCGATACAAGAACGACATCGTGAGGCTTCGCGCGGCATGGCACGATGGTTCGGTGACCTTCACCAGCGCCAGCATACCGACTTATCGCAGTGACGCCGTGCCCGCCACCGTGCTTTACGAGAGCCGCAAAGGGCAGAGGTATGGGGACTACCTGTGCTTCGCTTCGGAAACCATAGCGCGACGGATTGTGAACCTGTCGCGAACCGTGAAGAAAAATTGCGACGACCGGCGTCTCGTGGCGGTATCGTATGGCTATGTGCTGGATTTTCCGGTGCCTCACAGCGGACATCTCGCGCTTTCGGAGGTGCTGTCCACACAGAGTATTGACCTGATATGCGCACCGGTGTCGTACCGCGACAGGTGCTCCACCCAACCGGGCAGTATACCGGTTCCGGTGGCTTCGGTGCGCCTGCATGACAAGCTGTTTATCCTGGAAGACGATACCAAGCCCCACACCGCACAGGGCAACACGCCGGATGACTATAACCCTCGCTGTTCGGATGCGGAATCCACCCGACAGGTGCGTCTGCGCAACGCGACAACCGCCCTCGTACACCATGCAGGCGTCTCATGGATGGACCTGTGGGGCGAAGGCTGGTTAAACGACAGCGAGGTCTGGCAACAGGCAGGAAAGCTGTCGACGCTGTATCTGGCACACATTCGGCAAAGGCTCCCCGAGACACCTGAAGTAGCCGTTATTGTGGACGAACGCAGCCTCACGCGCATCCAGTCTCCTCAGGCGTTACTGGAACCTCTCATCATCGGGCAGCAGGAGGTGCTTGCGCGAGCGGGCATTCACTACGGTATCTACTTGCAGAGTGACCTTGTGCGCAAGGCATTCCCCGACGCCAAAATGTATCTGTTCCTCGACCCGATAGAGATAGACTCCGAAGTGCGCGAGGCGATTCGGGAGCGACTGCAGCGCGACGGCAAGACCCTCGTGTGGCTTTACGCGGTAGCGCTGTTCGATGAGAACGGCTATACCCCGGATGGTCCACGCGACGTCGCTGGGATAGCCATCAAAGCACAGCCGTGGAACAGCGAAACGGGTTCCATTATCAGCAATGACCGACACCCGATTTCCGAAAGGTTGCGCAACAAGCAGATAGGCATTCGGGAAAGGGTCAACCCGTCGTTCTACGTGCTGGATGAGAAGGCAGTGGTGCTGGGCGAGTACATCCAGACCGGCTTGCCTTCCATCGCCGTGAAAGATATGGGTTCGTGGCGTTCGGTATTCATTGGGGAACGCCAACTGAGCGTTGACCTGCTGCGCGGCTTATGCCGGTTTGCGGGGGTGCATGTGTGGTCGCAGAGCAGCGATGTCGTTCGCGTGGCTCCGCCGTTCCTCGCGGTGCACTCCGTTGGTGACGGCGTGGTCTACCTGCAGTTACCGCACAAGCAGGTGGTGTATGACCTGACGGAGGACTGCTTGCTGGCGGAGGACGCAGTCAATCTGCGCCTGAACATGCGCACGGGACAAACCGGGTTGTATGTGGTGGGCGGATACGAGCATCTGCAAGCACTGGGAATCTCCATCCCCGAACGCAGTGAAGAGATAGGTGCAGAACCACCTGTCTCCACGGGCAAGAAGCGACGCAGGCGCGGCGGCAGAAAACACCGCAAAAAGAGGGATTAG